From one Sulfurimonas sp. genomic stretch:
- a CDS encoding RNA degradosome polyphosphate kinase: protein MLNLKNPDLFNNRELSWLQFNTRVLKQAQDESLPLLERLKFLAIYGTNLDEFYMIRVAGLKKLFTVGIIESSADKLTPLEQLREIREYLHQEQQVVEHCLNSILKKLETNGICIKYYNEVTQQQKHYLSKYFNEQIYPVVIPIAIDATHPFPHLNNLSFGLIVKLRDNDNPALERSGIVRIPRVLERFVELDLNTFVPIESIVAKHVEELFPGYTLIKQASFRVTRNADIEIEEEEADDFMEILEEGLKLRKKGAMVRLEVESDGDEELINFFNRHINVYRDDIFRFHTFINLSSLWQIVTNKKFAHLLVEPYQPRNLPPLDNIENIFSTLEKQDIVLMHPYESFDPVVQLIQAAAKDPDVVSIKMTLYRSGTDSPIVKALMGASESGKQVTVMVELKARFDEENNLIWAKALEKAGAHVIYGIKGFKVHAKATLITRKKGGKLKQYAHIGTGNYNPSTAKIYTDMSYLTSKDDITNDLTRFFHFLTGFSKKGKLNELYMSPSQIKPKILSLIQNEARKGVNGRIIAKLNSLVDDDVIRALYKASQAGVKIDLIVRGVCCLKPGIEGVSENIRVISILGKYLEHSRAFYFKNDETGIYISSADWMPRNLTRRIELLTAIKDQKAKNKILQVLKLQCADNSLAHELQSDGSYIKVKSDGVKNINNHKYLEDYVNKITKATKKESASVVEQLLGNLFIEGEEL from the coding sequence ATGCTAAATCTAAAAAATCCGGATCTTTTCAACAACCGCGAACTCTCGTGGCTTCAATTTAACACCAGAGTTTTAAAACAGGCTCAGGATGAATCTCTACCGCTGCTTGAGAGGCTTAAATTTTTAGCAATTTACGGTACAAACTTAGACGAATTTTATATGATTAGGGTTGCAGGACTTAAAAAACTCTTCACCGTAGGGATAATAGAATCAAGCGCCGACAAGCTCACACCGCTTGAACAATTAAGAGAGATTAGAGAGTATCTCCATCAAGAGCAGCAAGTCGTTGAACACTGCCTAAATTCCATACTTAAAAAGCTTGAAACTAACGGCATATGCATAAAGTATTACAATGAAGTTACTCAACAACAAAAACACTATCTAAGCAAATATTTTAATGAACAGATATACCCCGTAGTCATTCCTATCGCCATCGATGCAACACATCCGTTTCCGCATCTAAACAACCTCAGCTTCGGGCTTATAGTAAAACTGAGAGACAACGACAACCCCGCTCTTGAGAGAAGCGGAATTGTTCGTATTCCAAGAGTTTTAGAGAGATTTGTAGAGTTGGATTTAAACACTTTCGTTCCTATCGAAAGTATTGTTGCAAAACATGTAGAAGAGCTTTTTCCCGGATATACTCTTATAAAACAAGCCTCTTTTAGAGTTACCAGAAATGCCGATATCGAGATAGAAGAAGAAGAGGCTGACGACTTTATGGAGATTTTGGAAGAGGGTCTAAAACTTCGTAAAAAAGGCGCTATGGTTCGGCTTGAAGTTGAGAGCGACGGAGATGAGGAGCTTATTAACTTTTTTAACCGTCATATAAATGTTTATCGAGACGATATCTTTAGATTTCACACATTTATAAACCTCTCAAGCTTATGGCAGATTGTCACGAACAAAAAATTTGCACATCTGCTTGTTGAGCCGTATCAGCCGAGAAATCTTCCTCCGCTTGACAATATAGAAAATATATTTTCAACGCTTGAGAAACAAGATATAGTGCTTATGCATCCGTATGAGAGTTTTGATCCGGTTGTTCAGCTCATCCAAGCAGCAGCAAAAGATCCCGATGTAGTCTCTATAAAAATGACGCTTTACCGCTCAGGAACCGACTCTCCGATCGTTAAAGCACTTATGGGTGCAAGCGAATCTGGAAAACAGGTAACCGTTATGGTTGAGCTAAAGGCTAGATTTGACGAAGAAAACAATCTTATCTGGGCAAAAGCGCTTGAAAAAGCAGGGGCGCATGTTATTTACGGTATCAAAGGCTTTAAAGTTCACGCAAAAGCAACGCTTATAACAAGAAAAAAAGGCGGCAAACTCAAACAGTACGCGCACATAGGGACAGGTAACTATAATCCATCGACTGCAAAAATCTATACGGATATGAGTTATTTGACATCTAAAGATGATATCACGAATGACTTGACAAGATTTTTCCATTTTCTAACAGGCTTTAGTAAAAAAGGCAAACTTAACGAGCTGTATATGTCACCGTCACAAATTAAACCGAAAATCCTATCGCTTATCCAAAATGAGGCAAGAAAGGGAGTCAACGGCCGCATCATTGCAAAACTAAACTCTTTAGTAGACGATGATGTTATTCGCGCACTCTATAAAGCAAGTCAAGCAGGTGTAAAAATAGACCTGATTGTCAGAGGCGTATGCTGTTTAAAACCCGGCATTGAGGGAGTAAGCGAAAATATAAGAGTTATCTCTATTTTAGGAAAGTATTTAGAGCACTCCCGCGCATTTTACTTTAAAAATGATGAAACGGGCATATATATATCCAGTGCAGATTGGATGCCGAGAAACCTGACAAGACGCATAGAGCTATTAACTGCCATAAAAGACCAAAAAGCAAAAAATAAGATATTGCAAGTTTTAAAACTTCAATGTGCAGACAATTCTCTGGCGCATGAACTTCAAAGTGACGGAAGCTACATAAAAGTAAAAAGTGACGGTGTAAAAAATATAAATAACCATAAATATTTGGAAGATTATGTAAACAAAATTACAAAAGCTACAAAAAAAGAGAGTGCTAGCGTAGTTGAACAACTGCTAGGAAACTTATTTATAGAAGGAGAAGAACTATGA
- the secD gene encoding protein translocase subunit SecD yields MKLNFRLVIFAFLIAFGLFFSAPSLLQLESGKKVTLGLDLQGGLHMLLGVKTDEAIKARIKSIAASVKNFSEKKDIIIDSFSFSEDSVSITFLDKDEVKNVKNFISEIKGSVVAVDGAKISISLTKEEILRSQEQAISQAIETIRNRLDQFGLAEPVVARQGENQILVELAGIKTADEEQRARELISRAAKLELMAVDEDRAARVNSMSESDASSYGDVILEDANNPKIKHLVREIPILDGSMLTDAHVGFDQNNRPLISFTLNAEGAGIFGDFTGRSVGKRLAVVLDGKVYSAPVINERIGGGSGQISGHYTVVEAKDLAIALRSGSLLVPIYVMEKRSVGPSLGADSIRASLLALVSGFALVIVFMMFYYGLAGVIANVAVVVNLFIILGVISLLGATLTLPGMAGIVLHIGLAVDANIIINERIREGLRAGIPTSRAISEGYKKAMRAILDSNITQILACTILYVYGTGAIKGFAVTLSLGILASILTAIVSTYGIYQFFMSRIEKDKNYTLWFGMSKRKGA; encoded by the coding sequence ATGAAGCTTAATTTTCGTTTAGTAATTTTTGCATTTTTAATAGCGTTTGGTCTGTTTTTTTCAGCTCCTTCGCTTTTGCAATTAGAAAGTGGTAAAAAAGTGACGCTTGGGCTTGATTTGCAGGGCGGACTCCACATGCTTCTTGGTGTAAAAACAGACGAAGCGATAAAAGCTCGTATAAAATCAATTGCTGCAAGCGTTAAAAATTTTAGTGAAAAAAAAGATATCATAATCGATTCTTTTAGTTTTAGTGAAGATAGTGTCTCTATTACATTTTTAGACAAAGACGAAGTGAAAAATGTAAAAAATTTTATTTCTGAAATAAAGGGAAGCGTTGTCGCCGTCGACGGTGCAAAAATATCTATCTCTTTAACTAAAGAAGAGATTTTAAGATCTCAAGAACAGGCAATATCTCAAGCAATCGAGACGATTAGAAACAGGCTTGATCAGTTTGGTTTAGCAGAACCCGTGGTCGCCCGTCAAGGTGAAAATCAGATTTTAGTCGAGTTGGCGGGGATTAAAACTGCCGATGAAGAACAAAGAGCAAGAGAGCTTATCTCTCGTGCCGCAAAGTTAGAACTTATGGCGGTAGATGAAGATAGGGCGGCACGGGTTAACTCTATGAGTGAATCCGATGCTTCGTCTTACGGAGATGTAATTTTAGAAGATGCTAACAACCCGAAGATAAAACATTTGGTTCGTGAAATTCCTATCTTAGACGGTTCTATGTTAACGGATGCTCATGTGGGCTTTGATCAGAACAATCGTCCGCTAATTAGCTTCACACTAAATGCCGAAGGTGCCGGAATATTCGGCGATTTTACAGGTAGAAGCGTTGGAAAACGCTTAGCAGTCGTGTTGGACGGAAAAGTTTACTCTGCTCCCGTTATCAACGAGCGCATCGGTGGCGGAAGCGGTCAAATTTCCGGTCATTACACTGTGGTAGAGGCTAAAGATTTGGCGATTGCTCTTCGCTCAGGGTCGCTTTTAGTACCTATTTATGTAATGGAAAAACGCTCCGTCGGTCCTAGTTTAGGTGCGGACAGTATTCGTGCGTCACTTCTTGCGTTGGTAAGCGGTTTTGCGCTAGTTATCGTTTTTATGATGTTTTATTATGGACTTGCGGGCGTTATTGCCAATGTAGCGGTTGTTGTTAATCTTTTTATTATCTTGGGTGTGATTTCACTTCTTGGAGCAACGCTGACTTTGCCCGGTATGGCAGGAATTGTGTTGCATATAGGACTCGCCGTAGATGCGAATATTATTATTAACGAGCGTATTCGTGAAGGGCTTCGTGCAGGAATCCCGACAAGCAGAGCGATTTCGGAAGGATATAAAAAAGCTATGCGTGCAATTTTGGATTCAAATATAACGCAAATTTTAGCTTGTACAATTCTTTATGTATACGGAACGGGTGCCATTAAAGGATTTGCCGTTACTCTTAGTTTAGGTATATTGGCATCCATATTAACGGCAATCGTCAGCACTTACGGTATTTATCAGTTTTTCATGAGCCGTATAGAGAAAGATAAAAACTACACACTGTGGTTTGGTATGTCAAAAAGAAAGGGAGCATAA
- the leuS gene encoding leucine--tRNA ligase translates to MEYSSKKLEKKWQEYWAQNGSFEPNEDFTKAKKYILSMFPFPSGRLHMGHVRNYTISDAFARYYRQQGFNVLHPIGFDSFGMPAENAAIKNGSHPKTWTYSNIDYMKGEFKSLGFSFSKERELATSDELYTKFEQGFIIDMYEKGLLYRKKGFLNWCPSCQTVLANEQVLEGSCWRCDTSVVKKDMNQYYFKITQYGDELLSDLAKLEGGWPKQVLTMQENWIGKSYGLEFKFSFDIASREKLNDKFDGFEVFTTRPDTIYGVSYAALAPEHEIVNYMIENLLLDDDTIIKIQEMKNTSSIDRQKEKSGVPLNLSVIHPLTKKSIPIWVANFVLMDYGSGAVMAVPAHDDRDFDFAAKYNLPINAVIKPFNGDLSDDKAFTEVGELFNSESFNGLNSKDAQAKIIDYFETQNIGTKKTNFRLKDWGVSRQRYWGAPIPFVHCDSCGLVMEKKENLPIALPEDIVITGEGNPLDKHPTWKHCKCPSCGKDAVRETDTMDTFVESSWYFLRFCASPKNWEDEAFSAEQIKYWMSVDHYIGGIEHAILHLLYARFFTKVFRDLGYISFDEPFEKLLTQGMVLKDGAKMSKSKGNTVDPDAIIEKYGADTARLFILFAAPPTQELEWNDSAVEGAYRFIKRFYERSSNIVKTDSIPQIDHGSLSKDEKFARKKVYEALVRANDVYGEKYTFNTMVAGVMEAMNALNAQSNSDIWSEGYWILTSIMEPVIPHVCSEISSEYFSLKNLTLQRVLEEVFVENVIILGVSINGKARAEIEVASDESQENIIKIAKECAAKWLEGKTIVKEIVVPKKLVNLVIKD, encoded by the coding sequence TTGGAGTATAGTTCAAAAAAGTTAGAGAAAAAGTGGCAAGAGTACTGGGCTCAAAATGGCAGTTTTGAACCTAACGAAGATTTTACAAAAGCAAAAAAATATATTTTAAGTATGTTCCCGTTTCCAAGCGGACGACTTCATATGGGGCATGTTAGAAACTATACTATAAGCGATGCATTTGCGAGATACTACCGTCAGCAAGGTTTTAATGTTCTTCATCCTATCGGTTTTGACAGTTTTGGTATGCCTGCTGAAAATGCGGCTATTAAAAACGGCTCACATCCTAAAACATGGACATATAGCAATATAGATTACATGAAAGGCGAGTTTAAATCTTTAGGTTTCTCATTTTCAAAAGAGAGAGAACTGGCAACAAGCGATGAACTTTACACGAAGTTTGAGCAGGGCTTTATCATCGATATGTATGAAAAAGGGCTTCTTTACCGTAAAAAAGGGTTTTTAAACTGGTGTCCAAGTTGTCAAACCGTTTTGGCAAATGAACAGGTTTTAGAGGGAAGCTGTTGGAGATGTGATACAAGCGTAGTTAAAAAAGATATGAATCAGTACTACTTTAAAATCACACAGTATGGGGATGAACTGTTGTCTGATTTGGCAAAACTTGAGGGTGGTTGGCCTAAACAGGTTTTAACTATGCAGGAAAATTGGATAGGCAAATCATACGGTTTGGAGTTTAAATTTTCTTTTGACATAGCTTCACGAGAGAAATTAAACGATAAATTTGACGGTTTTGAAGTATTTACGACTCGTCCCGATACCATTTATGGCGTAAGTTACGCAGCTCTTGCACCTGAGCATGAGATAGTAAATTACATGATTGAAAATTTACTCTTAGATGATGATACAATCATAAAAATCCAAGAGATGAAAAATACATCTTCCATAGATAGACAAAAAGAGAAGAGCGGTGTTCCTTTAAACCTAAGCGTAATTCATCCGCTGACTAAAAAATCTATACCTATTTGGGTTGCCAACTTTGTTTTGATGGATTATGGAAGCGGTGCAGTTATGGCGGTTCCGGCTCATGATGATAGAGATTTTGATTTTGCTGCAAAGTATAACTTGCCGATAAACGCAGTTATAAAACCTTTTAACGGTGACTTGAGTGATGATAAAGCATTTACCGAAGTCGGAGAACTGTTTAACTCAGAGTCGTTTAACGGACTAAACTCCAAAGACGCGCAGGCAAAAATAATAGACTATTTTGAGACTCAAAACATCGGCACAAAAAAGACAAATTTCAGACTAAAAGACTGGGGTGTTTCAAGACAGAGATATTGGGGTGCTCCTATCCCGTTTGTTCATTGTGACAGTTGCGGTTTGGTTATGGAGAAAAAAGAAAATCTGCCGATAGCACTTCCTGAAGATATCGTAATTACGGGTGAGGGAAATCCGCTTGATAAACATCCGACTTGGAAACATTGTAAATGTCCAAGTTGCGGCAAAGACGCTGTCCGCGAAACAGATACTATGGATACATTTGTCGAGTCTAGCTGGTATTTTTTACGCTTTTGTGCATCACCGAAAAATTGGGAAGACGAGGCGTTTTCGGCAGAGCAAATCAAGTACTGGATGTCGGTGGATCACTATATCGGCGGAATAGAACATGCGATTTTACATCTTTTGTATGCAAGATTTTTTACAAAAGTGTTCCGTGATTTGGGATATATCAGTTTTGATGAACCGTTTGAGAAACTTCTTACTCAAGGTATGGTCTTAAAAGACGGTGCAAAGATGAGCAAATCCAAAGGCAATACGGTTGACCCCGACGCTATCATCGAGAAATACGGTGCAGATACGGCTAGACTTTTCATACTTTTTGCCGCACCTCCGACGCAAGAGCTGGAGTGGAACGACAGTGCCGTTGAAGGAGCGTACAGGTTTATAAAAAGATTTTACGAGAGAAGCTCAAATATCGTAAAAACAGATAGTATCCCTCAAATAGATCACGGCTCATTAAGCAAAGATGAAAAGTTTGCGAGAAAAAAAGTTTATGAAGCGCTTGTGCGTGCAAATGATGTTTACGGCGAAAAATATACTTTTAACACGATGGTAGCAGGTGTTATGGAAGCTATGAATGCTCTTAATGCTCAGAGCAATAGTGATATTTGGAGCGAGGGGTACTGGATACTTACTTCGATTATGGAGCCTGTAATTCCGCATGTATGTTCTGAAATAAGCAGCGAATATTTTTCGCTTAAAAATCTGACTTTGCAGAGAGTTTTAGAAGAAGTCTTTGTTGAAAATGTTATAATCTTGGGAGTTTCCATAAACGGCAAGGCAAGGGCGGAGATAGAGGTTGCATCTGATGAGTCGCAAGAAAATATCATAAAAATTGCAAAAGAGTGTGCCGCAAAATGGCTAGAGGGAAAAACCATAGTTAAAGAGATAGTAGTTCCTAAAAAATTAGTAAATCTGGTAATCAAGGATTAA
- the lptE gene encoding LPS assembly lipoprotein LptE, with amino-acid sequence MKTVSNIKTLFLLFLILSAISGCGYKPSAKFSRDVMGEKISTNVIISLQDPENTVFIKDAVDRAVIQVFQASLVDKSISDSHLVIKIVSPAYSPIVYDKNGFVTGYRMSVILNITKQTKDESKSYNTRGFYDFSVAPNAIVTDQERFEAIGFAAQRALNSFVAQVSAEGARAKK; translated from the coding sequence TTGAAAACTGTTTCAAATATCAAAACGCTTTTTTTACTTTTTTTAATCTTAAGTGCAATAAGCGGATGCGGATATAAACCGAGTGCTAAATTTTCTCGTGATGTTATGGGGGAGAAGATAAGCACGAATGTAATTATCTCTTTACAAGATCCTGAAAATACGGTTTTTATAAAAGATGCGGTTGATAGAGCTGTTATACAAGTTTTTCAAGCATCTTTGGTAGATAAATCAATTTCAGACAGCCATCTTGTTATAAAAATTGTTTCGCCTGCTTACTCGCCGATTGTTTATGATAAAAACGGTTTTGTAACAGGATACAGAATGAGTGTAATTTTGAATATTACAAAGCAGACTAAAGATGAGTCAAAAAGCTATAATACGAGAGGATTTTATGACTTCTCAGTTGCTCCTAATGCTATAGTAACCGATCAAGAGAGATTTGAAGCTATCGGATTTGCTGCACAAAGAGCTCTTAATTCATTTGTCGCACAAGTTTCTGCAGAGGGAGCAAGAGCTAAAAAATAA
- a CDS encoding apolipoprotein N-acyltransferase has product MIEKLQKLRERYNPIFFDLICGVITSLLFSAFLYLEHFGITIKFLNTIFGLLALAMFLYMPKRAVLTAGFFIGLLWFYWIGYSFKYNGVGYMEPVITVLFAVVYMLFFGVTAFTNSVAIRAVLLFGLSFVEPFDFNWLQIELLFVDSYLGVFKYQLALILLALTLPNYIKKPYKFAPLLLILLSINFNSPVQKDAPLKIKLIATDVKQDKKWEKESLRPTLELIYKEIRDAKEEGYDIVVFPESVFPFYMNKANIVTEHLKELSNDITIVAGTLLSEEGKHYNVTYMFSGGNFEIAKKMVLVPFGEYIPLPDFAKKYINEFFFAGASDFKTADKPTDFIIKGVKFRNAICYEATCEELYEGDVDFMIASSNNAWFYPSIEPTLQKLLMRYYARKKGVTIYHSANWKGTAIVR; this is encoded by the coding sequence ATGATTGAAAAACTACAAAAGCTTAGAGAGAGATACAATCCTATCTTTTTTGACTTAATATGCGGAGTTATAACCTCACTGCTGTTTAGCGCATTTCTCTACTTAGAACATTTCGGCATAACTATAAAATTTTTAAATACTATTTTTGGACTTTTGGCTTTGGCAATGTTCTTATACATGCCAAAAAGAGCTGTTTTAACAGCCGGCTTTTTTATCGGTCTGTTATGGTTTTACTGGATTGGATATAGCTTTAAATATAACGGTGTAGGCTATATGGAGCCTGTTATCACCGTACTTTTTGCGGTTGTTTATATGCTCTTTTTCGGTGTTACGGCATTTACTAACAGCGTAGCGATAAGAGCCGTTTTGCTCTTTGGCTTAAGTTTTGTCGAACCTTTTGATTTTAACTGGCTGCAGATTGAACTTCTCTTTGTGGATAGTTACTTAGGAGTGTTTAAGTATCAACTTGCCCTTATACTTTTGGCTCTAACTTTACCGAATTACATAAAAAAACCGTATAAATTTGCTCCGCTTTTGTTGATACTGCTATCTATAAATTTCAATTCTCCCGTGCAAAAAGACGCTCCTCTGAAAATAAAATTGATAGCTACCGATGTAAAACAGGACAAGAAATGGGAAAAAGAGAGCCTGCGTCCGACACTGGAACTTATATACAAAGAGATAAGAGATGCAAAAGAGGAGGGGTATGACATAGTCGTTTTTCCCGAATCGGTTTTTCCTTTTTATATGAATAAAGCCAATATAGTCACGGAGCATTTAAAAGAGCTGTCTAACGACATAACTATTGTTGCGGGTACGCTTTTGAGTGAAGAGGGCAAACACTATAATGTAACTTATATGTTTAGCGGCGGAAATTTTGAAATAGCAAAAAAAATGGTGCTTGTCCCTTTTGGAGAGTATATTCCGCTGCCCGACTTTGCAAAAAAATATATTAACGAGTTCTTTTTTGCCGGAGCATCCGACTTCAAAACGGCAGATAAACCGACAGATTTTATCATCAAAGGCGTAAAATTTAGAAATGCCATCTGTTATGAAGCAACTTGTGAAGAGCTTTACGAAGGGGATGTGGATTTTATGATAGCCTCAAGCAATAATGCATGGTTTTATCCCTCCATCGAACCGACTTTGCAAAAACTTCTTATGAGGTACTATGCACGCAAAAAAGGTGTTACGATATATCATTCTGCAAATTGGAAGGGTACCGCAATCGTAAGGTAA
- the yajC gene encoding preprotein translocase subunit YajC: MEIISQLLPFVILIAIMYFVIIRPQQKAAKNHQEMIEALKKGDKIVTVGGIISVIYKVEEKFLSVKINDDIIVKITKEAVARKLEDEA; encoded by the coding sequence ATGGAAATAATAAGTCAGCTATTACCGTTCGTTATTTTGATCGCAATTATGTATTTCGTAATTATCCGTCCACAACAAAAAGCGGCAAAAAATCATCAAGAGATGATAGAGGCTCTTAAAAAAGGCGATAAAATCGTTACAGTAGGTGGAATTATATCTGTCATTTATAAGGTTGAAGAGAAGTTTTTGAGTGTTAAAATCAATGATGACATCATTGTAAAAATAACAAAAGAAGCAGTTGCTAGAAAGCTTGAAGATGAAGCTTAA
- the secF gene encoding protein translocase subunit SecF, which yields MELFKEDKVYNFLGKGKIFFIASFVLFFISIGLIAIKGFSFGIDFTGGTVVQVKYTGDAPIDKIRESLKKSELFEHASVSEFGSSQEVVIKTPSSTVGLSHDIGDTTKEILKGTGDFEIRRVDMVGPKVGDELRVKGLSAFLLTLLAIMATVTFRYEWRFALAAIIAIVHDIVITFGFVSYFGVDFNIESVAALLMILGYSIHDTIIVYDRVREHIEESKEADFVHIINEAVSRTQSRTTLTSLTVFFVVLTLFLFGGDIMLGFSFPMLVGVVIGTYSSIFVAAQLVVWTGFSVAAYRQKMADKVKIQAEKERMRSQFESGVM from the coding sequence ATGGAACTTTTTAAAGAAGATAAAGTATATAACTTTCTTGGAAAAGGTAAAATCTTTTTTATTGCGTCGTTTGTTCTATTTTTTATCTCAATAGGTCTTATTGCAATAAAAGGCTTCTCTTTTGGTATCGATTTTACGGGAGGAACAGTTGTTCAGGTAAAATATACGGGTGATGCTCCTATAGATAAGATTCGTGAAAGTCTTAAAAAGAGCGAACTTTTTGAACATGCGAGCGTAAGCGAGTTTGGTTCATCTCAAGAGGTCGTTATTAAAACTCCATCATCTACAGTCGGTTTAAGCCATGATATAGGTGATACGACTAAAGAGATTTTAAAAGGCACGGGTGATTTTGAAATTCGCCGTGTCGATATGGTCGGTCCAAAAGTTGGAGATGAACTGCGTGTAAAAGGTCTTAGCGCATTTTTATTAACGCTATTGGCAATTATGGCAACCGTGACATTTAGATATGAGTGGCGTTTTGCGTTGGCTGCTATTATTGCTATTGTTCACGATATTGTTATTACTTTTGGATTTGTTTCATATTTCGGAGTTGACTTTAATATAGAGAGTGTCGCGGCACTGCTTATGATTTTGGGCTACTCTATCCATGACACTATTATCGTTTATGACCGTGTCCGCGAACATATAGAAGAGTCTAAAGAGGCAGATTTTGTTCATATCATTAATGAAGCGGTTTCTAGAACGCAATCTCGTACGACTCTTACCTCTTTGACGGTATTTTTTGTTGTTCTTACTCTCTTTTTATTTGGCGGCGACATAATGCTCGGATTTAGTTTCCCGATGTTAGTAGGTGTCGTCATAGGAACATACAGTTCAATCTTTGTTGCTGCTCAGCTTGTCGTATGGACTGGGTTTAGTGTAGCGGCATATCGTCAAAAAATGGCTGATAAGGTAAAAATTCAAGCAGAAAAAGAGAGAATGAGATCTCAGTTTGAATCCGGAGTTATGTAA
- a CDS encoding gamma carbonic anhydrase family protein gives MTYEFKGMSPKIGKNTWIAASADVIGDVTCGEDCSIWFGTVVRGDVHYITIGDRVSIQDLSMVHVTHHKKADRSDGHPTIIGNDVTIGHRVMLHGCTIEDACLIGMSATILDGAVIGKESIVGAGALVTKNKVFPPRSLIMGSPAKVVRELNDEEVAELYASASRYVEFKSHYQE, from the coding sequence ATGACATATGAATTTAAAGGGATGAGTCCAAAAATCGGCAAAAATACATGGATTGCCGCCTCTGCCGATGTCATAGGTGATGTAACATGCGGGGAAGATTGCTCCATATGGTTCGGAACTGTTGTGCGAGGCGATGTTCACTACATCACAATCGGCGACAGAGTAAGCATACAAGATTTGAGCATGGTTCATGTAACACATCATAAAAAAGCAGACAGAAGCGACGGACACCCGACAATCATAGGCAACGATGTAACCATAGGTCACCGAGTTATGCTTCACGGATGCACTATTGAAGATGCGTGTCTTATCGGAATGAGTGCAACCATACTTGACGGTGCGGTAATCGGGAAAGAGTCTATTGTCGGTGCGGGTGCGCTTGTTACAAAAAACAAAGTTTTTCCGCCCCGCTCGCTTATTATGGGAAGCCCTGCAAAAGTTGTAAGAGAGCTTAACGACGAAGAGGTAGCCGAGCTATACGCTTCGGCATCAAGATATGTAGAGTTCAAATCTCACTATCAAGAGTAG